The Microbacterium sp. LWH7-1.2 genome window below encodes:
- a CDS encoding Ada metal-binding domain-containing protein: MSLAMTFEERYRAIDSRDARFDGQFVTAVRSTGIYCRPSCPARTPKASNVTFYPTSAAAHEAGYRACKRCLPEAAPGSPQWNLRGDTAGRAMRLIADGVVEREGVPGLAQRLGYSPRHLTRLLTAELGAGPLALSRAHRAQTARMLLVGTDLPAADVAFSSGFASVRQFNDTIREVFGMPPLELRARRRVSRHEGSGARAPGVTIDLALPHRGALDAPGLFSWMAARAVSGAEAATASTFARTIRLPHGPAWFELRLDDLGRVRLRAALTNLADLSTLVTRARRLFDLDADPDAVDDSLARHPELAPLVAALPGIRVPGAADPHEMLIRAMVGQQITVVAARTALTGLTAALGEEVPAFAGMLSLGDGPDENPAPARLFPTMAVIAERGHEALRGPAARIRAITGAAAALAEGSLVLTAGDDAVEQRAALLAMPGIGPWTADYVRMRVLADPDVFLPGDVAVRAGAVAAGLPAEARPLDSWAARTAPWRSYLTAHLWRAVPPKPAAPRRVAASVTSPSLITTGGMS; encoded by the coding sequence ATGAGCCTGGCCATGACGTTCGAGGAGCGCTACCGCGCGATCGACTCGCGCGACGCCCGCTTCGACGGCCAATTCGTCACCGCGGTGCGCTCCACCGGGATCTACTGCCGTCCGAGCTGCCCGGCGCGCACGCCGAAGGCGTCGAACGTCACCTTCTACCCGACGAGCGCCGCCGCGCACGAGGCGGGCTACCGCGCGTGCAAGAGGTGCCTCCCCGAGGCGGCGCCCGGCTCGCCGCAGTGGAACCTGCGTGGCGACACCGCAGGACGCGCCATGCGGCTCATCGCCGACGGCGTCGTCGAGCGCGAGGGCGTCCCCGGCCTCGCACAGCGTCTCGGCTACTCGCCGCGCCACCTGACCCGGCTGCTCACCGCCGAGCTCGGCGCCGGTCCGCTGGCCCTCAGCCGCGCACACCGCGCGCAGACCGCCCGGATGCTCCTCGTCGGCACCGATCTTCCGGCCGCCGACGTCGCGTTCTCGAGCGGGTTCGCGAGCGTGCGCCAATTCAACGACACCATCCGTGAGGTCTTCGGGATGCCGCCGCTCGAACTGCGCGCGCGGCGTCGCGTCTCGCGCCACGAAGGGTCGGGTGCGCGCGCGCCCGGGGTCACGATCGACCTCGCGCTCCCGCACCGCGGCGCGCTGGATGCACCAGGGCTCTTCTCATGGATGGCGGCCCGCGCCGTCTCGGGCGCCGAGGCGGCGACCGCCTCCACCTTCGCCCGCACGATCCGCCTTCCGCACGGCCCCGCCTGGTTCGAGCTGCGCCTCGACGACCTGGGGCGCGTGCGGCTGCGGGCCGCGCTCACGAATCTCGCCGACCTGTCGACGCTCGTCACCCGGGCGCGCCGCCTCTTCGACCTCGACGCCGACCCGGACGCAGTCGACGACTCGCTGGCGCGGCATCCGGAGCTCGCTCCTCTCGTGGCTGCGCTGCCGGGCATCCGGGTTCCGGGTGCCGCCGATCCGCACGAGATGCTGATCCGGGCGATGGTCGGGCAGCAGATCACCGTGGTCGCGGCTCGCACCGCGCTGACGGGGCTCACCGCCGCGCTCGGCGAGGAGGTGCCGGCATTCGCGGGGATGCTTTCGCTCGGCGACGGCCCCGACGAGAACCCCGCTCCTGCCCGTCTGTTCCCGACGATGGCCGTGATCGCCGAGCGCGGCCACGAGGCGCTCCGCGGTCCGGCCGCGCGCATCCGCGCCATCACCGGAGCCGCCGCGGCTCTCGCCGAGGGCTCGCTCGTCCTCACTGCCGGCGACGACGCCGTCGAGCAGCGCGCCGCGCTCCTCGCGATGCCCGGCATCGGACCCTGGACCGCCGACTACGTGCGCATGCGGGTGCTCGCCGACCCCGACGTCTTCCTCCCAGGTGATGTCGCCGTGCGGGCGGGCGCCGTGGCAGCGGGGCTCCCCGCAGAGGCCCGCCCGCTCGACTCCTGGGCCGCCCGCACCGCCCCCTGGCGCAGCTACCTCACCGCCCACCTGTGGCGCGCCGTCCCGCCCAAGCCCGCCGCACCGCGCCGGGTCGCGGCATCCGTCACCTCCCCATCGCTCATCACCACCGGAGGCATGTCATGA
- a CDS encoding ABC transporter substrate-binding protein translates to MRSHRRAAAVGVVLLLGGLTACAQELPATVVPDTKVTVGWSGELTSMNALAAPTPGNLDIAAATRSGFGDTVDGTFVPDESFGRVTIVSDDPFTVRYDLAEPAWSDGIPLDAADLMLGWAATAGYFAEDESADAGAAEPDDVPVVSTVDEFARAIEVTFPHPTITWQRAVTVPVPAHVVGKRALGLDDAMEAKQAVIRAIHEEDASALAAIAAVWHTAFDVTEKTDVPADLLVSSGPFEVEGSTRSADGQSVTLVPNPSYRGAVSPQVARIDLVPPGDDPVTAIGDLVDVVRVAPNSANRAAIRELERRDFTVQTTHDGGVWAVLLDPAGVFAQPAARTAFLRMVPARELVEAAAGEWSSAYAATASMVSAPGSPAYEVVTEDSGFATSLGAPSEDPPSEREAAGVAPGTPVCVLYDRGNEFAVGAFTALRSAAGPAGWNVADCGSDDVGAAIGQRGWDAAIMRLPIPQTPAEIVAQWGSGGEASLMPQIDANRDALIAQLAQTVDVYEAREVLAQIEATIVQAAVARPLAVSPQVTIIDRNVAGVTARSGPVAPVMYGVAQWTAVP, encoded by the coding sequence ATGAGGTCTCACCGCCGTGCGGCGGCCGTCGGTGTCGTGCTGCTGCTCGGAGGGCTGACCGCGTGCGCCCAGGAGCTGCCCGCCACCGTCGTACCCGACACGAAGGTCACGGTCGGGTGGTCCGGGGAGCTCACCTCGATGAACGCCCTCGCCGCACCGACGCCCGGGAACCTCGACATCGCAGCGGCGACCAGAAGCGGCTTCGGCGACACCGTGGACGGCACCTTCGTGCCCGACGAGAGCTTCGGGCGGGTGACGATCGTGAGCGACGACCCCTTCACGGTGCGGTACGACCTCGCAGAGCCGGCCTGGTCGGACGGCATCCCGCTCGACGCCGCTGACCTCATGCTCGGCTGGGCGGCCACAGCCGGCTACTTCGCTGAGGACGAGAGCGCCGATGCAGGCGCTGCAGAACCGGACGACGTGCCGGTGGTCTCGACGGTGGATGAGTTCGCCCGGGCCATCGAGGTGACATTTCCACACCCGACGATCACCTGGCAGCGCGCGGTCACGGTTCCCGTGCCCGCGCATGTCGTCGGCAAGCGCGCACTCGGTCTGGATGACGCGATGGAGGCCAAGCAGGCAGTCATCCGGGCCATCCATGAGGAGGATGCCTCGGCGCTCGCGGCGATCGCCGCGGTGTGGCACACGGCGTTCGATGTCACGGAGAAGACCGATGTTCCCGCCGACCTGCTGGTCTCCAGCGGCCCGTTCGAGGTCGAAGGGAGCACCCGCTCCGCGGACGGCCAGAGCGTGACGCTTGTGCCCAACCCCTCGTACCGTGGAGCTGTCAGCCCGCAGGTCGCTCGAATCGACCTCGTGCCGCCCGGGGACGATCCGGTGACGGCGATCGGTGACCTGGTGGATGTGGTGCGGGTGGCCCCGAACTCCGCGAACCGTGCTGCTATCCGGGAGCTCGAGCGGCGAGACTTCACCGTGCAGACGACGCACGATGGCGGAGTCTGGGCGGTCCTGCTCGATCCTGCGGGCGTCTTCGCGCAGCCTGCCGCGCGCACCGCCTTCCTTCGCATGGTGCCCGCCAGGGAGTTGGTGGAGGCCGCCGCCGGCGAATGGTCGTCGGCGTATGCGGCGACGGCCTCGATGGTGTCGGCGCCCGGTTCTCCGGCGTACGAGGTCGTGACCGAGGACTCCGGGTTCGCGACATCCCTCGGCGCGCCGAGCGAGGACCCGCCGTCGGAGCGCGAGGCCGCCGGTGTCGCCCCAGGCACGCCGGTGTGCGTGCTCTACGACCGCGGCAACGAGTTCGCCGTCGGCGCGTTCACCGCGCTGCGCAGCGCTGCCGGCCCCGCGGGATGGAACGTCGCCGATTGCGGCAGTGACGACGTCGGCGCGGCGATCGGGCAGCGAGGGTGGGATGCCGCGATCATGCGCCTACCGATCCCGCAGACGCCGGCCGAGATCGTTGCGCAGTGGGGCAGCGGGGGCGAGGCATCCCTCATGCCGCAGATCGACGCGAACCGCGATGCGCTGATCGCTCAGCTCGCTCAGACCGTCGACGTCTACGAGGCGAGAGAGGTGCTCGCCCAGATCGAGGCCACGATCGTGCAAGCCGCTGTCGCGCGGCCTCTCGCCGTCAGCCCCCAGGTGACGATCATCGACCGGAACGTGGCAGGAGTGACCGCGCGCAGCGGTCCGGTGGCGCCGGTGATGTACGGTGTCGCGCAGTGGACGGCGGTGCCGTGA
- a CDS encoding ABC transporter ATP-binding protein → MTTTALAERSEQPQRSELSTFKALARLLPFAKPVLPRLVMGAASALVASLLALTIPLVLEQVVGGPIASGDIAMIGWGAAAILALGLAEALMVWLRRWFVLGPATMVEYELRQTFYSRLQRLPVAFHDRWQSGQLLSRMMQDISMLRRWLAFGLVLLVVNVITIAVGTALLFRWHWALGTIFLVTSAPLWYAGYRFEKSYGTLARQSQDQAGDLATSVEESVHGIRVLKAFGRGKHALQKFTRQAETLRETELSKARAVGWIWFWLVLLPDIAFALCLGAGIYLTAIGQLQGPELIAFFAMATVLRWPMESIGFLFSFLLDARTASDRIFEVFDEQNTIVDPETPATIAKPRGELAFEGVHFRYQDAAERERDLLDGVDLVLRPGETMALVGLTGSGKTTLTTLPTRLYDVTGGRVTLDGVDVRDLTLGELRRHIGMAFEDATLFSQTVRDNVLLGREDLVPGSPEAEHVMREALDVAQASFVDDLPDGVDTIIGEEGLSLSGGQRQRLALARAVAARPAVLVLDDPLSALDVDTEALVEDALREVLHETTALVVAHRPSTVTLADRVALLEAGRVTAVGTHSELLRTSEHYRHVISSLEIEEARIRARQEDQDWEVTL, encoded by the coding sequence ATGACCACCACCGCCCTCGCTGAACGATCAGAACAGCCGCAACGGTCCGAACTGTCCACCTTCAAAGCCCTCGCCCGGCTCCTTCCCTTCGCGAAGCCGGTGCTTCCCCGTCTGGTGATGGGCGCCGCCAGCGCGCTCGTCGCGAGCCTGCTCGCCCTGACCATCCCGCTCGTGCTCGAGCAGGTCGTCGGCGGCCCGATCGCCTCTGGCGACATCGCCATGATCGGGTGGGGCGCCGCCGCGATCCTCGCGCTGGGACTCGCCGAGGCGCTCATGGTCTGGCTCCGTCGCTGGTTCGTGCTCGGACCCGCGACGATGGTCGAGTACGAGCTGCGCCAGACGTTCTACTCCCGCCTGCAGCGCCTGCCGGTCGCCTTCCACGATCGGTGGCAGTCGGGGCAGCTGCTGAGCCGCATGATGCAGGACATCAGCATGCTGCGCCGCTGGCTCGCTTTCGGGCTCGTGCTGCTCGTCGTCAACGTCATCACCATCGCCGTCGGCACGGCGCTGCTGTTCCGCTGGCACTGGGCGCTCGGCACGATCTTCCTCGTGACGTCCGCACCGCTCTGGTACGCGGGATACCGGTTCGAGAAGTCCTACGGCACGCTCGCGCGGCAGTCGCAGGACCAGGCGGGCGACCTCGCCACATCGGTCGAGGAGAGCGTGCACGGAATCCGGGTGCTCAAGGCGTTCGGCCGCGGCAAGCACGCGCTGCAGAAGTTCACGCGCCAGGCCGAGACGCTCCGCGAGACCGAGCTGAGCAAGGCGCGCGCCGTCGGCTGGATCTGGTTCTGGCTCGTGCTGCTGCCCGACATCGCGTTCGCGCTGTGCCTCGGCGCGGGCATCTACCTCACGGCGATCGGCCAGCTCCAGGGCCCCGAGCTCATCGCGTTCTTCGCCATGGCGACGGTACTGCGCTGGCCGATGGAGTCGATCGGATTCCTGTTCTCGTTCCTCCTCGACGCGCGCACCGCGTCCGACCGCATCTTCGAGGTGTTCGACGAGCAGAACACCATCGTCGATCCCGAGACGCCGGCCACGATCGCGAAGCCGCGGGGCGAGCTCGCGTTCGAGGGCGTGCACTTCCGGTATCAGGATGCCGCGGAGCGGGAGCGCGACCTGCTCGACGGCGTCGACCTCGTGTTGCGGCCCGGAGAGACGATGGCCCTCGTCGGCCTCACCGGCTCGGGCAAGACGACCCTCACGACGCTGCCGACGCGCCTGTACGACGTGACCGGCGGCCGCGTGACGCTCGACGGCGTCGACGTGCGCGACCTCACGCTGGGGGAGCTGCGCCGGCACATCGGCATGGCGTTCGAGGACGCGACGCTCTTCTCCCAGACCGTGCGCGACAACGTGCTGCTGGGCCGCGAGGACCTCGTGCCCGGCAGCCCCGAGGCCGAACACGTGATGCGGGAGGCGCTCGACGTCGCGCAGGCGTCGTTCGTCGACGACCTGCCGGACGGCGTCGACACGATCATCGGTGAAGAGGGTCTGTCGCTCTCGGGCGGCCAGCGCCAGCGCCTCGCGCTCGCGCGTGCCGTCGCCGCACGGCCCGCGGTGCTCGTGCTCGACGACCCGCTGTCGGCGCTCGACGTCGACACCGAGGCGCTCGTCGAGGACGCGCTCCGCGAGGTCCTTCACGAGACGACGGCACTCGTGGTCGCGCACCGTCCGTCGACGGTCACGCTCGCCGACCGTGTCGCCCTTCTCGAGGCGGGACGCGTGACGGCCGTCGGAACCCACTCCGAGCTGCTGCGCACCAGTGAGCACTACCGGCACGTGATCTCGAGCCTCGAGATCGAGGAAGCCCGCATCCGGGCGAGACAGGAAGACCAGGATTGGGAGGTGACCCTGTGA
- a CDS encoding WXG100 family type VII secretion target, producing MAGHDFGATYSEMESSAQRLRDGRQTVTDTLKELQGIIDDLVQDGFKTENASDAFATAYSELTTSLDDAAEAVNDMADALDRMADKIRDTDAELAGG from the coding sequence ATGGCCGGACATGACTTCGGTGCAACATACAGCGAGATGGAGAGTTCGGCGCAGCGGCTGCGCGACGGACGTCAGACCGTCACGGACACGCTGAAGGAACTGCAGGGCATCATCGACGACCTTGTGCAGGACGGTTTCAAGACCGAGAACGCGTCGGATGCCTTCGCCACCGCGTACTCCGAGCTGACGACGTCGCTCGACGACGCAGCCGAGGCCGTCAACGACATGGCAGACGCACTCGACCGCATGGCCGACAAGATCCGCGACACGGATGCGGAGCTCGCCGGCGGCTGA
- a CDS encoding FtsK/SpoIIIE domain-containing protein translates to MRLKLTLHRHASDPVDIVITTDSTATVADVARHVAEADPARSIAFAPGDVLTLAVAPPTGKRMISLQPHVPIGEAPIGSGFAASIINYGPGYTAAEQREIVGTLRAVAGPLAGQEFPIAAGHVSLGRDAGNDIVLVDPMVSKHHARLEVGTHVEVVDLNSANGVLVDGIQLQRVRVEDGGPFVIGGTTLVLVLARSFDGSADEEPIIERGGGLLFNRSPRVEVRYPGTKFKAPRIPTEKIGKIFPWAIMVAPVLMGAALFAMNGNPRSLLLIVMTPMMALMNLVNQSVQSKKSEGHEFFLFERQYEQLEEDLFRAKPEEQTARNIEAPPVAEVFDQAMRLGPMLWTRRPEHWNYLGLRLGSCRLPARNAIESAETPEGLPEFIERIDRLRERYEFVDDVPVFEMLSAAGSIGIAGPRALVADTMRGVAVQLFGLHAPNDVVAVAFADSAWTPELEWLKWMPHTSSERSPFRDRPLADSAPTSAALLSSLEEFVSRAVASSGKPEPRGPFKEDWSPLLFGTDVARAASEGSRTPPVSIIVFVTGDAPVDRGRLIDVLERGADHGVHAVFVSPTVESLPAVCRSYIELTSALDDARVGLVRNGEAFEHVRVEGVSNAYMEMFARRLAPVVDVSTVVHDASDIPSSVMFLQLIDPAIAEDPNVAIERWRQNTTIIDRSTAPRPRLKKAGTLRAIIGQGASDAMALDLRTQGPHALVGGTTGAGKSEFLQAWVLGMAAAHSPDRVTFLFVDYKGGSAFADCVDLPHCVGLVTDLSPHLVSRALTSLRAELQHREHLLNRKKAKDLLELEKRQDPECPPALVLVIDEFAALASEMPEFVDGVVDIAQRGRSLGIHLIMATQRPAGVIKDNLRANTNLRIALRMADESDSRDVVDDEIAASFPPSIPGRAIAKTGPGRLVPFQSAYTGGWTTDDEAAVAEVRVAELRFGATREWEADRPAESDAHEHDLGPNDQRRIVSTLVRASDLAGLPRPRRPWLDDLSPLVDLQNLPNDGDTRIPIAMVDVPEWQLQESAAFVPDRDGSLVIYGTSGSGKSTLLKTIATAAGMRPDRGRVQVYCLDFASGALGALAALPHVGSVVDGSDVERIQRLLRTLDQEMDRRAAAFSAASAASVQEYRELVDPSMPRIVLLIDNYPEFKKDWEVAPGRGPFYRTFMRIVGEGRTLGLHAVITADRGNAVPSAVAANISRRVVLRMGDQSQYMLLGAPRDILDEQSVPGRAVIDGHEAQIAVLGGTPNAVEQTKALAALGDRLRSLGVRDLPEIGALPTMIPATGMPAHVEGMPVFGVADDTLSPRGFEPIGSFVISGPPASGRTNTLKALVVAMERFDPGVRLYHFGSRRADLKDFRPWVRSATRPEDEAELAAELTGLVVSDAPGERIMIVIEDMPHLADGPADRPMRTLLQAMNNSEHLLVGEAEISRASGSIGVLGEWKSGRQGIVLKPDTYDGEAIFKNPFGRVKRSDFPVGRGIFVQAGRAVTMQVPFVTEPANGQAAPAAGATRAMTKRAAAHG, encoded by the coding sequence ATGAGACTGAAGCTGACCCTGCATCGTCACGCGAGCGACCCCGTCGACATCGTGATCACGACAGACTCCACAGCCACGGTCGCTGACGTGGCGCGCCACGTCGCCGAAGCCGATCCGGCCCGGTCCATCGCCTTCGCTCCGGGCGACGTGCTCACTCTGGCGGTGGCACCGCCGACGGGCAAGCGGATGATCTCGCTCCAGCCCCACGTCCCGATCGGCGAAGCGCCGATCGGGTCGGGGTTCGCCGCGTCGATCATCAACTACGGTCCCGGGTACACCGCAGCCGAACAGCGCGAGATCGTGGGAACCCTGCGCGCAGTCGCCGGGCCGCTGGCCGGCCAGGAGTTCCCCATCGCCGCCGGGCACGTCTCGCTCGGACGGGATGCGGGAAACGACATCGTCCTCGTCGACCCGATGGTCTCCAAGCATCACGCACGGCTCGAGGTCGGCACCCACGTCGAGGTCGTCGACCTCAATTCGGCGAACGGCGTGCTGGTGGACGGGATTCAGCTGCAGCGCGTTCGGGTCGAAGACGGCGGGCCGTTCGTCATCGGCGGCACCACTCTCGTCCTCGTCCTTGCCCGATCGTTCGACGGCTCCGCTGATGAGGAGCCGATCATCGAACGCGGTGGCGGGCTGCTGTTCAATCGCAGCCCCCGGGTCGAGGTGCGGTACCCGGGCACCAAGTTCAAGGCGCCTCGCATCCCCACGGAGAAGATCGGCAAGATCTTCCCGTGGGCGATCATGGTCGCTCCCGTGCTGATGGGCGCCGCGCTGTTCGCGATGAACGGCAATCCGCGATCGCTCCTCTTGATCGTGATGACACCGATGATGGCGTTGATGAACCTCGTCAACCAGTCGGTGCAGAGCAAGAAGAGCGAGGGGCACGAGTTCTTCCTGTTCGAGCGCCAGTACGAGCAGCTCGAGGAGGATCTCTTCCGGGCCAAGCCCGAGGAGCAGACGGCGCGCAACATCGAGGCACCGCCGGTCGCGGAGGTCTTCGATCAGGCGATGCGGCTCGGCCCGATGCTGTGGACGAGGCGCCCCGAGCATTGGAACTACCTCGGCCTGCGGCTGGGCAGCTGCCGGCTTCCGGCGCGGAACGCGATCGAGTCGGCGGAGACGCCCGAAGGACTGCCGGAGTTCATCGAGCGCATCGACCGGCTCCGCGAGCGCTACGAATTCGTGGATGACGTGCCCGTGTTCGAGATGCTGTCCGCGGCGGGATCGATCGGGATCGCCGGACCCCGCGCACTCGTCGCCGACACGATGCGCGGTGTCGCGGTCCAGCTGTTCGGGCTTCACGCCCCCAACGACGTCGTCGCCGTCGCCTTCGCCGACTCCGCCTGGACGCCAGAGCTGGAGTGGCTCAAGTGGATGCCGCACACGTCGAGCGAGCGCAGCCCGTTCCGTGATCGACCCCTCGCCGATTCAGCGCCTACGAGCGCCGCGCTGCTGAGCTCACTCGAGGAGTTCGTCAGCCGCGCTGTCGCAAGTTCCGGCAAGCCCGAGCCGCGGGGACCGTTCAAAGAGGACTGGAGTCCGCTGCTGTTCGGCACCGATGTCGCTCGTGCGGCGAGCGAGGGCTCGCGTACGCCCCCGGTGTCGATCATCGTCTTCGTGACCGGCGACGCGCCTGTCGACCGGGGCCGGCTCATCGACGTGCTGGAACGTGGCGCTGATCACGGCGTGCACGCGGTGTTCGTCTCGCCCACGGTCGAATCACTGCCCGCCGTCTGCCGCAGTTACATCGAGCTCACGAGCGCTCTCGACGATGCGCGCGTAGGTCTCGTCCGCAACGGAGAGGCGTTCGAGCACGTCCGGGTGGAAGGAGTGTCGAACGCGTACATGGAGATGTTCGCGAGGCGTCTGGCCCCGGTCGTCGACGTGAGCACCGTGGTGCACGACGCCTCCGACATCCCGAGCTCGGTCATGTTCCTGCAGCTGATCGACCCGGCGATCGCCGAGGATCCGAACGTCGCGATCGAGCGATGGCGGCAGAACACCACGATCATCGATCGCTCAACGGCCCCGCGGCCCAGGCTGAAGAAGGCGGGCACGCTCCGCGCGATCATCGGCCAGGGAGCGAGCGATGCGATGGCGCTCGATCTGCGCACTCAGGGTCCGCACGCACTCGTGGGCGGCACGACCGGTGCCGGAAAGTCCGAGTTCCTGCAGGCCTGGGTTCTCGGTATGGCCGCGGCGCATAGCCCGGATCGGGTCACATTCCTCTTCGTCGACTACAAGGGCGGATCAGCGTTCGCCGACTGCGTCGATCTGCCGCACTGCGTGGGCCTCGTCACTGATCTGAGCCCGCACCTGGTGAGCCGCGCGCTGACGAGCCTGCGCGCCGAGCTGCAGCATCGTGAGCACCTGCTCAACCGCAAGAAGGCCAAGGACCTGCTGGAGCTGGAGAAGCGTCAGGACCCGGAATGCCCGCCGGCGCTGGTGCTGGTGATCGACGAGTTCGCGGCGCTGGCCTCGGAGATGCCGGAGTTCGTGGACGGCGTCGTCGACATCGCCCAGCGGGGTCGGTCGCTCGGCATCCATCTCATCATGGCGACGCAGCGACCTGCGGGCGTCATCAAGGACAACCTGCGGGCGAACACCAACCTGCGCATCGCGCTGCGTATGGCCGACGAATCCGACTCCCGCGACGTCGTCGACGACGAGATCGCGGCGAGCTTCCCCCCGAGCATCCCCGGCCGCGCCATCGCCAAGACCGGGCCGGGGCGTCTGGTGCCGTTCCAGTCCGCCTATACGGGCGGCTGGACTACCGACGACGAAGCCGCCGTCGCAGAGGTCCGGGTCGCCGAACTGCGCTTCGGCGCCACCCGGGAATGGGAGGCCGACCGTCCGGCCGAGTCGGACGCGCACGAGCACGACCTCGGCCCGAACGACCAGAGACGCATCGTGTCGACCCTCGTCCGCGCGAGCGACCTCGCCGGGCTTCCGCGTCCGCGCCGGCCGTGGCTCGATGACCTGTCCCCGCTCGTGGATCTGCAGAACCTGCCGAACGACGGCGACACCCGCATCCCGATCGCGATGGTGGACGTCCCCGAGTGGCAGCTGCAGGAGTCGGCGGCATTCGTTCCCGACCGCGATGGCTCACTCGTGATCTACGGCACCTCCGGCTCCGGCAAGTCGACGCTGCTCAAGACGATCGCGACTGCCGCCGGCATGCGGCCCGATCGCGGTCGCGTACAGGTGTACTGCCTCGACTTCGCGTCCGGCGCGCTGGGAGCCTTGGCCGCCCTTCCGCATGTCGGGTCGGTCGTCGACGGCTCCGACGTCGAGCGCATCCAGCGGCTTCTTCGCACACTCGATCAGGAGATGGACCGCCGGGCCGCCGCGTTCTCGGCCGCCAGCGCGGCATCGGTGCAGGAATACCGGGAACTCGTGGATCCGTCGATGCCGCGCATCGTGCTGCTGATCGACAACTACCCGGAATTCAAGAAGGACTGGGAGGTCGCTCCGGGCCGCGGACCGTTCTATCGGACCTTCATGCGCATCGTGGGCGAGGGGCGCACCCTTGGCCTGCACGCCGTGATCACCGCCGACCGCGGCAACGCGGTGCCCAGCGCTGTCGCGGCGAACATCTCGCGGCGGGTGGTGCTGCGCATGGGCGATCAGAGCCAGTACATGCTGCTGGGCGCGCCTCGCGACATCCTCGACGAGCAGTCCGTCCCCGGACGGGCTGTCATCGACGGGCATGAGGCGCAGATCGCCGTGCTCGGCGGTACGCCGAACGCTGTCGAGCAGACCAAGGCGCTCGCTGCACTGGGCGATCGACTGCGATCGCTCGGCGTGCGCGACCTGCCTGAGATCGGCGCGCTGCCCACGATGATCCCGGCGACCGGGATGCCGGCGCACGTCGAGGGGATGCCGGTCTTCGGCGTCGCAGATGACACCCTGTCGCCGCGCGGATTCGAGCCGATCGGATCGTTCGTGATCTCGGGGCCGCCCGCGTCCGGCCGGACGAACACGCTGAAGGCGCTCGTCGTGGCCATGGAGCGCTTCGACCCGGGCGTGCGGCTGTACCACTTCGGCAGCCGCCGAGCCGACCTGAAGGACTTCCGGCCGTGGGTGCGCAGTGCGACGCGACCCGAGGACGAAGCGGAACTGGCTGCCGAGCTGACCGGGCTGGTGGTCAGCGACGCTCCGGGCGAGCGGATCATGATCGTCATCGAGGACATGCCGCACCTGGCCGATGGTCCCGCCGACCGCCCGATGCGAACGCTGCTGCAGGCGATGAACAACAGCGAGCACCTGCTGGTCGGCGAGGCCGAGATCAGTCGCGCCAGCGGCAGCATCGGCGTGCTCGGCGAGTGGAAGTCTGGCCGTCAGGGGATCGTGCTCAAGCCCGACACGTACGACGGCGAGGCGATCTTCAAGAACCCGTTCGGACGCGTCAAGCGCTCGGACTTCCCTGTCGGACGCGGCATCTTCGTGCAGGCCGGGCGCGCGGTCACGATGCAGGTGCCGTTCGTCACCGAGCCCGCCAACGGCCAGGCGGCGCCGGCTGCCGGGGCGACGCGCGCGATGACGAAGCGCGCAGCGGCACATGGGTAG
- a CDS encoding methylated-DNA--[protein]-cysteine S-methyltransferase, whose amino-acid sequence MTTATIQTLDTPDGAFTILADDDGRVLASGWTPDADAILARLAERVRPSSVEKGETDAAAAVAAYYGGDLAAIDQVAVSQHGTAMQLVGWAALRRITPGRPLTYSEFAVELGSPSAVRAAASICARNAPALFVPCHRVLRTDGTLGGFAWGLPVKQRLLEREAAVPALI is encoded by the coding sequence ATGACCACCGCCACCATCCAGACCCTCGACACCCCCGACGGCGCGTTCACGATCCTCGCCGACGACGACGGACGCGTGCTCGCCTCAGGGTGGACCCCCGACGCCGACGCGATCCTCGCGCGCCTCGCGGAGCGCGTCCGTCCGTCATCCGTCGAGAAGGGCGAGACGGATGCCGCCGCCGCCGTCGCCGCCTACTACGGCGGAGACCTTGCCGCGATCGACCAGGTCGCGGTGTCGCAGCACGGCACCGCGATGCAGCTCGTCGGGTGGGCTGCGCTGCGGCGCATCACCCCGGGACGCCCGCTCACGTACAGCGAGTTCGCCGTCGAGCTCGGGTCTCCGAGCGCGGTGCGGGCCGCAGCATCCATCTGCGCCCGAAACGCGCCCGCGCTGTTCGTGCCGTGCCATCGGGTGCTGCGCACGGACGGCACGCTGGGCGGGTTCGCCTGGGGGCTTCCCGTCAAGCAGCGCCTGCTCGAGCGCGAAGCGGCGGTGCCCGCGCTGATCTGA